The Bradyrhizobium sp. B097 genome contains the following window.
CTACCCCGACGGCCACCGAGCCACCGGTCCCCGCGCCCAATCCGGTTGTATTGACATTCTGAATTGTGGTGACCGGCGGCGCCTGGCCCATCGCTGTGGTCGGAGCGCCCATGTCCGGAAGCTGATCGACCGGCCGCGACGTGGTGCCGTAACGCTTCACCGCCTCACCCGTCCGCCGCGCGTCATACGCGATCCTGCGATCGCCGACATAGGCCGGCCATGGGTGGATCGTGTGGGTGACGGCGTTGACCTCCTTGGCGTTGCCGGCACTCATCGTGATGGTGTCGGAACGCTGGACGTAGCGGTCCATCTCGTCATGCCCGTAAACGCCGTAGCAGCCGCCGAGCAGAACGGGAGCGAGCAAAGCCAGATATCTGATCGTCATCCCTCGCCTCCTCTAGTTCAGGGTCTTCACGACCGGCTGGTTCGCACCAACGGTCGGCGGCGGAGCGGGTACGACCGCATTGGGCGCGATGATGTGGCCATAGGGTCCCTTCACCTCGCCGCCGGAATTGACGTAGTCGTCGTACCGCTTGCGAACTTCCATCTGGCCGTTGAGGAAGAAATCGACGTCGTTGGCCGGCAGGCGGGAATCGAGCGGCGATGCCAGTTGCTGGCCGGGCACCGCCGGCGCGACGAGGCGCGGCGTCACGATGATGACCAGGTCGGTTTCCTGCTGCTGGTAGGACTTGCTGCTGAACAACGCCCCAAGCACCGGCACCGAGCCGATCCAGGGCAGTTGCGAAATGTCCTGCTGGTTTTTCGTCTGCAGCAGGCCGGCGATGGCAAAGCTCTGGCCATCGCGCAATTCAACCGTGGTGCGCGCGTCGCGCCGGGTCAGCGACGGAACGCTGGTGCCCTGAATCGTGACCGTATTGGTGAAGTCGAGTTCGCTCACCGAAGGCTCGACGCGGAGATTGATCAAGCCGCGCGAGAGCACGGTCGGCACGAAGGCCAGCTCGACACCGAACTTCTTGTACTCGATCGACACGGTCGGAAAGCCATTGGTCGATTGGGTCGGGACCGGCACCGGAAATTCGCCGCCGGCCAGGAAGCGCGCAGCATCACCGGAGAGCGTGGTCAGATTCGGCTCCGCCAGTCGGCGGGCTAGTCCTTTGGTTTCCAGGGCAGTAATCAGGAGGTCCACCGAACTGCCGTTGCTGGTCCTCAAGATGCTGGTCAACAGGCTTCCGAACGGAGCCGGAGATACGCCACCGGCAGCGCCGACAAGCGTACCCAGCGTTCCAAGCACAGGAAGGCTACCTGTGGGAGGGGCACCGACTTGACCGCCCCCGGCACCAAAGGCGCCATTGTTGGTATTGATACCGCCAATGGGATTTCGGCCAGCGGCTACGACGCCGCCCGCTCCCGAAATGCCGATATTGGTTCCATTGGCGTTGGCCGCCATAAGGTTCACGCCGAGGTCACGCCCCGCCTGCCGGTTGACCTCGAGGAAGCGCACCTCGAGCATCACCTGCTGCGGTGCCGCAACGCTCATCGCATTGACCACGATACCGCCCTCGGGAACGCTGCCCTTGGCAATCGTCATCGCGCGCTCCGCGACGACCGCATCGGCAGCCAAGCCGCTCAGCACCACCTGACCTTGGGATGCCGACACCCGAATGCCTCGGGTACCGGTGCCCTCCTGGATGTTCTGCTGCAGATTGCCGATATCGAGGCTCACTTCGACATCGAGGATGCCGATCTGCTTCATCGAGCTGTCGAACAGGATGACGTTGGTGGTGCCGGTCTTCTTGCCCTGGACGTAGATCAGGTGGTCGCTCAGCGACTTCACGTCGGCGATGTCAGGCGAACCCGCGACGATCGACGAAAACGCCGTGTCGACCCTGAACGTCCGCGACTTGTTGATGGTCACCCTGACGCGCTGGACGTCGCTCATCTCGCTGACGAAGACGCCGCTGGACGACGGCGGCGCCCGCCGCTCGGCGGCCGCTACGGGATCGGTGGAATGAAACAGGGTGACAGCGGCGCCAAGCGCCATCGCGCTGAAGGCGACCAGCCTACGTCCCGCACCATCCGAAACGCGACTTCCCATCATGCCATCCCCTTCGCCGCGCCTCCGCGACGACCCCCGTAAACCTACGGCCTCGGCGTCCCGATCACTCCAGTTCGTCCATCACGCCGTAGAGCTTACAGTCTGTCCGACTACAAATAGTTACTTGCGAATTCTCATGCCCCGGCGTGCCGAACCGAACCAAAAACGCAGCTCAGTCCGAGTTCATCCCCACCCGCCGGGCCGCAAATGGCGGCTTCCGGATCATCCCCCGCCGCGCGCCTTGATTGCAAGGAAAGAGGTCCGCCCGGCTCCTGCAACCCCGGAGAAAACTCCCCGATGTTGCCAGCGCGCACCACTTCCATAGCCCGGTTGGGGTATGTCCGACCTGCCGACGCAGCCCCGCCGGCCGCCGGGCTCCGGACAGTCCAATCAGCCCGCAAACGATTCGGGTCTGCTCAGAAGGGAATCTGGGTCGATGCGCTCGGCGAGTTTAGGGACGTGCCCCATATCGGCATCAGCGGGGCGAAGCCTGTCAGGGACACGGTCACCGTCAGCGCAGAGGTCCCCGCGGTCGTGGTCACCGTAGGCGTGAGACCGGCGCCATACAGGAAGGGCGCAGTTGTCTGCTTCTGTGTGGTCGTCAAATAGTCTCCGGTACAGGTGGACGGTGAATTGGACGCCAGCACAGCGGGCGAATAGCAGGTGATCATGTTCGCTCGAGCGGCAGCATCGGCGAGGATGCGCAACGACTGCATCGTGATCGTGTAGCGCCCGAAATCAAAGATGGCGAAGATCAGGGTGAACAAGGGCACGGCGACGAGACAAAACTCGAAAGCCGCCGCCCCGCGCTGGTCGAGCCCTTTCATCACTGCACCAAGCGCACGGTTTGAACGTTAGGCGTTGCCGCCGTATCTGACTTGCATTTGGAATTGTCCAGGGTCGTACTGCCTTGGAAGGATACAGCATAGGCTATGACCTGATAGCAACCTGGATTGGGGGCAATCTGCGCGCTGTTGCCTCCGTACGTGACGGGAGTATTGGGTACGTAAACTGTGCCATTGAAATAGCTATTGGCGTTGCCCGTCACGTTGATGCCATTTTTCGACCAGGCTTCGGGATCGTAGATGAGAAGATCAGCCATCAGCTTCAACACGGTCGATGACGCTAATGGAGCGGGCACCTGAGTCGAGGATACGGTTGAGGGCGCGTTGAGCTGAATCGTTGGGGTGCCC
Protein-coding sequences here:
- a CDS encoding type II and III secretion system protein family protein gives rise to the protein MMGSRVSDGAGRRLVAFSAMALGAAVTLFHSTDPVAAAERRAPPSSSGVFVSEMSDVQRVRVTINKSRTFRVDTAFSSIVAGSPDIADVKSLSDHLIYVQGKKTGTTNVILFDSSMKQIGILDVEVSLDIGNLQQNIQEGTGTRGIRVSASQGQVVLSGLAADAVVAERAMTIAKGSVPEGGIVVNAMSVAAPQQVMLEVRFLEVNRQAGRDLGVNLMAANANGTNIGISGAGGVVAAGRNPIGGINTNNGAFGAGGGQVGAPPTGSLPVLGTLGTLVGAAGGVSPAPFGSLLTSILRTSNGSSVDLLITALETKGLARRLAEPNLTTLSGDAARFLAGGEFPVPVPTQSTNGFPTVSIEYKKFGVELAFVPTVLSRGLINLRVEPSVSELDFTNTVTIQGTSVPSLTRRDARTTVELRDGQSFAIAGLLQTKNQQDISQLPWIGSVPVLGALFSSKSYQQQETDLVIIVTPRLVAPAVPGQQLASPLDSRLPANDVDFFLNGQMEVRKRYDDYVNSGGEVKGPYGHIIAPNAVVPAPPPTVGANQPVVKTLN
- a CDS encoding TadE family protein, producing MKGLDQRGAAAFEFCLVAVPLFTLIFAIFDFGRYTITMQSLRILADAAARANMITCYSPAVLASNSPSTCTGDYLTTTQKQTTAPFLYGAGLTPTVTTTAGTSALTVTVSLTGFAPLMPIWGTSLNSPSASTQIPF